From the genome of Miscanthus floridulus cultivar M001 chromosome 10, ASM1932011v1, whole genome shotgun sequence, one region includes:
- the LOC136485352 gene encoding citrate-binding protein-like, with translation MRTPSSIALAIVTAMAGSSSGSCSLLLLVAAAAVLSLPSSCQLTAGFSRVMLNESQFVLQKPYDVPVYERYDPCGGVRRMWVFDTDKPFSTKHPGYPRTEIRVDKVYSSGVWQFEGDVYVPWGTSGASVMQIFGADKPHASTVMLPVYDGQLTYYHNLTMVVADRVYDRWIRLNVVHDVAAANVTVYVDGERRLEVPGHGGTEHYFKFGVYTQGLHNHSHRMEAHWKNVAIYTKPYA, from the exons ATGCGTACACCGTCCTCGATAGCACTAGCTATAGTCACAGCAATGGCAGGTTCTTCTTCTGGCTCGTGCtctctgctgctgctggtggcggcggcggcggtgctgtcATTGCCCTCGTCTTGCCAACTGACCGCCGGCTTCAGCCGTGTCATGCTGAACGAGTCGCAGTTCGTGCTGCAGAAGCCCTACGACGTGCCGGTCTACGAGCGGTACGACCCGTGCGGCGGCGTCCGCCGCATGTGGGTGTTCGACACCGACAAGCCCTTCAGCACCAAGCACCCCGGCTACCCGCGCACTGAGATCAGAGTCGAC AAGGTGTACAGCTCCGGGGTGTGGCAGTTCGAGGGCGACGTGTACGTGCCATGGGGCACGTCGGGCGCGTCGGTGATGCAGATCTTCGGCGCGGACAAGCCGCACGCGTCGACGGTGATGCTGCCCGTCTACGACGGCCAGCTCACCTACTACCACAACCTGACCATGGTGGTTGCGGACCGCGTGTACGACCGGTGGATCCGTCTCAACGTGGTGCACGACGTCGCCGCCGCGAACGTCACCGTGTACGTCGACGGCGAGAGGAGGCTGGAAGTCCCGGGCCACGGCGGGACGGAGCACTACTTCAAGTTCGGTGTGTACACGCAGGGCCTCCACAACCATTCGCACCGCATGGAGGCGCACTGGAAGAACGTCGCCATCTACACCAAGCCGTATGCGTGA
- the LOC136487808 gene encoding abscisic stress-ripening protein 5-like, which yields MSEEKHHHFHHHKKDEEQPTGEYGYSETVATEVVTTGEDEYEKYKKEEKEHKHKQHLGEAGVIAAGAFALYEKHEAKKDPEHAHRHKITEEVAAAAAVGAGGYAFHEHHEKKKDHKDAEEASGEKKHHHLFG from the exons ATGTCGGAGGAGAAGCACCACCACTTCCACCACCACAAGAAGGACGAGGAGCAGCCCACCGGCGAGTACGGGTACTCCGAGACCGTGGCCACCGAGGTGGTGACCACCGGCGAGGACGAGTACGAGAAgtacaagaaagaggagaaggagcacaagcacaagcagcACCTCGGCGAGGCCGGCGTCATCGCCGCCGGCGCCTTCGCCCTT TACGAGAAGCACGAGGCGAAGAAGGATCCCGAGCACGCGCACAGGCACAAGATCACCGAGGAGGTCGCGGCGGCAGCGGCCGTCGGTGCCGGCGGCTACGCCTTCCACGAGCACcacgagaagaagaaggaccacaaggacgccgaggaggccaGCGGCGAGAAGAAGCACCACCACCTCTTCGGGTGA